In Cupriavidus taiwanensis, the following are encoded in one genomic region:
- a CDS encoding ribonuclease catalytic domain-containing protein yields MQLLFEEGGEIRAGTVLNQQGEAYQVELPAGKRTKVKSRDVLLQFAQPSAAELVRQTGDMVAEIDLDFLWECAPEAEFGFAELAAEYYGAEPGAVQQAALAMALHGNPVYFRRKGRGRYQRAPEDQLKAALAALERKRQQALVQAEYEEQLKALTLPESFRNKVLQLLFKPDKNSLEYKAMDAACTALGMSPMRLMVAAGGVASARALHEAKFLAECFPKGTGFPDTDVPEPPADLPLADVEAFSIDDVTTTEIDDALSVTRLPDGKLRIGIHIAAPALGIRRGEPLDAVARQRLSTVYFPGDKITMLPDPVVERYTLQEGRTCPALSLYVTVDPTVWLVTGSETRAELVPIAANLRHNLLDEVITEASLAEGTGDYPFRDALTQLWHFAGSLYDERQKARLASGLRPETHNRADFNFYLDDQADGSQRVRIEQRKRGSPLDKIVAEMMILANSTWGKLLADHGVPGIYRTQKAWGMHRTRMQTYPAPHEGLGVAQYAWSTSPLRRYVDLVNQWQILAVAQHGVTAKLVAPFKPKDADLLAAVADFEGTYAAYADHQSTMERYWCLRWLKQENRERMVASVLKEGAVRFTEIPLVTRVPELVQAQRGTQVLLEIGETDEITLEVSCRVLEIFAGEGEVPEEELESDEEAAELSAEAAADVAAEEAAEQATGVADPEPAEAGAEDAADEAGEPSGERDTGAPAAG; encoded by the coding sequence ATGCAGTTGCTGTTCGAAGAAGGCGGCGAGATCCGCGCCGGCACCGTGCTGAACCAGCAGGGCGAGGCCTACCAGGTGGAGCTGCCTGCCGGCAAGCGCACCAAGGTCAAGTCGCGCGACGTGCTGCTGCAGTTCGCGCAGCCGTCGGCGGCCGAGCTGGTGCGCCAGACCGGCGACATGGTGGCCGAGATCGACCTGGACTTCCTGTGGGAATGCGCGCCCGAGGCCGAATTCGGCTTTGCCGAGCTGGCCGCCGAATACTACGGGGCCGAGCCCGGCGCGGTGCAGCAGGCGGCGCTGGCGATGGCGCTGCATGGCAACCCGGTGTACTTCCGCCGCAAGGGGCGCGGCCGCTACCAGCGCGCGCCCGAAGACCAGCTCAAGGCCGCGCTCGCCGCGCTCGAGCGCAAGCGCCAGCAGGCGCTGGTGCAGGCCGAATATGAGGAACAGCTCAAGGCGCTGACGCTGCCGGAATCGTTCCGCAACAAGGTGCTGCAGCTGCTGTTCAAGCCGGACAAGAACAGCCTGGAATACAAGGCCATGGACGCGGCCTGCACCGCGCTCGGCATGAGCCCGATGCGGCTGATGGTGGCCGCCGGCGGCGTCGCCAGCGCGCGCGCGCTGCACGAGGCCAAGTTCCTCGCCGAGTGCTTCCCCAAGGGCACCGGCTTTCCCGATACCGACGTGCCCGAGCCGCCCGCCGACCTGCCGCTGGCGGACGTCGAGGCCTTCTCCATCGACGACGTCACCACCACCGAGATCGACGACGCGCTGTCCGTGACCCGGCTGCCCGACGGCAAGCTGCGCATCGGCATCCATATCGCCGCGCCGGCACTGGGCATCCGCCGCGGCGAGCCGCTCGACGCGGTCGCGCGCCAGCGCCTGTCGACGGTCTACTTCCCGGGCGACAAGATCACCATGCTGCCGGACCCGGTGGTCGAGCGCTACACGCTGCAGGAAGGGCGAACCTGTCCCGCGCTGTCGCTGTACGTGACGGTGGACCCGACCGTGTGGCTGGTCACCGGCAGCGAGACCCGCGCCGAGCTGGTGCCGATCGCCGCCAACCTGCGCCATAACCTGCTGGATGAGGTCATCACCGAGGCCTCGCTTGCCGAAGGCACCGGCGACTACCCGTTCCGCGACGCGCTGACGCAGCTGTGGCACTTTGCCGGCTCCCTGTACGACGAGCGCCAGAAGGCGCGCCTGGCCAGCGGCCTGCGTCCAGAGACTCACAACCGCGCGGACTTCAATTTCTACCTGGACGACCAGGCCGACGGCAGCCAGCGCGTGCGCATCGAGCAGCGCAAGCGCGGCTCGCCGCTGGACAAGATCGTGGCCGAGATGATGATCCTGGCCAACAGCACCTGGGGCAAGCTGCTGGCCGACCATGGCGTGCCGGGCATCTACCGCACGCAGAAGGCCTGGGGCATGCACCGCACGCGCATGCAGACCTACCCGGCGCCGCACGAAGGGCTGGGCGTGGCGCAGTACGCGTGGAGCACCTCGCCGCTGCGCCGCTATGTCGACCTGGTCAACCAGTGGCAGATCCTGGCGGTGGCCCAGCACGGCGTGACCGCCAAGCTGGTGGCGCCGTTCAAGCCCAAGGACGCCGACCTGCTGGCCGCGGTGGCGGACTTTGAAGGCACCTACGCCGCCTATGCCGACCACCAGTCGACCATGGAGCGCTACTGGTGCCTGCGCTGGCTCAAGCAGGAGAACCGCGAGCGCATGGTGGCCTCGGTGCTCAAGGAAGGCGCGGTGCGCTTTACCGAGATCCCGCTGGTCACGCGCGTGCCCGAGCTGGTGCAGGCGCAGCGCGGCACCCAGGTGCTGCTGGAAATCGGCGAGACCGACGAGATCACGCTGGAGGTCTCGTGCCGGGTGCTGGAAATCTTTGCCGGTGAAGGCGAAGTGCCCGAAGAAGAGCTGGAAAGCGACGAGGAAGCCGCTGAATTGTCCGCCGAAGCCGCTGCCGACGTGGCGGCCGAGGAAGCCGCCGAGCAGGCCACGGGCGTGGCCGATCCGGAGCCGGCCGAAGCCGGCGCCGAAGATGCCGCCGACGAGGCCGGCGAGCCGTCGGGCGAGCGCGACACCGGCGCCCCCGCGGCCGGCTGA
- a CDS encoding TlpA family protein disulfide reductase has product MTETVAPPVRRSRLWLWIVVAVIACAAGALAGHFVFSPKPASDHAVETLFQSRLPDPAGTELDLGKLRGKTVVVNFWAPWCGPCVEEMPELTALHEEYKQRQVEFVGIGIDSAANIQQFTQKVPVAYPLAVAGFAGTELSRNFGNSAGGLPYTVVISPDGSVKYRKMGRVTADELRAVLPRT; this is encoded by the coding sequence ATGACTGAAACCGTCGCCCCGCCCGTTCGCCGCTCCCGCCTCTGGCTGTGGATCGTTGTGGCCGTGATCGCCTGCGCGGCTGGTGCGCTGGCCGGGCACTTCGTGTTCTCGCCCAAGCCCGCCAGCGACCACGCCGTCGAAACCTTGTTTCAGTCCCGCCTGCCGGATCCGGCCGGAACGGAGCTCGATCTGGGCAAGCTGCGTGGCAAGACCGTCGTGGTCAACTTCTGGGCGCCGTGGTGCGGGCCGTGCGTCGAGGAAATGCCTGAGCTGACCGCGCTGCATGAGGAGTACAAGCAGCGCCAGGTGGAATTTGTCGGTATCGGCATCGATTCGGCGGCGAATATCCAGCAGTTCACCCAGAAGGTGCCGGTGGCGTACCCGCTAGCTGTAGCTGGATTTGCCGGAACCGAGCTGTCGCGCAATTTTGGCAACAGCGCCGGCGGATTGCCCTACACCGTCGTCATCAGCCCTGACGGGTCCGTGAAGTATCGCAAGATGGGCCGGGTGACGGCGGACGAATTGCGCGCCGTGCTGCCTCGCACCTGA
- a CDS encoding chorismate--pyruvate lyase family protein — protein MSAQSVRRSAWSPHLAFDAAIPPNLRRWVTGDDGSLTARLVAASARFRVARLLQAPRRPLADEWQALGQPDRTPALTREVLLVCDDIPAVFAHTVVRLRHARRDWPFLRGLGERPLGGRLFVDPAVRREPFQFARLLPHHPLRQALHRVLPAMAGVPMLTARRSVFRRGGGVMLVTEVFLPDLLSRPSPGTEAVPHPKYMRTTDRSPVSTHTTEIKKETTR, from the coding sequence ATGAGCGCGCAGTCGGTGCGCCGCAGCGCCTGGAGCCCGCACCTGGCCTTCGACGCGGCCATTCCGCCCAACCTGCGGCGCTGGGTCACCGGCGATGACGGCTCGCTGACGGCGCGGCTGGTGGCCGCTTCCGCGCGCTTTCGCGTGGCGCGGCTGCTGCAGGCGCCGCGGCGCCCGCTTGCCGACGAATGGCAGGCGCTGGGCCAGCCCGACCGCACGCCCGCGCTGACGCGCGAGGTGCTGCTGGTCTGCGACGACATCCCCGCCGTGTTCGCCCACACCGTGGTGCGGCTGCGCCATGCGCGCCGCGACTGGCCGTTCCTGCGCGGGCTGGGCGAGCGCCCGCTGGGCGGGCGCCTGTTCGTCGATCCGGCAGTGCGGCGCGAGCCGTTCCAGTTTGCGCGGCTGCTGCCGCACCACCCGCTGCGCCAGGCGCTGCACCGCGTGCTGCCGGCCATGGCGGGCGTGCCGATGCTGACCGCGCGCCGCTCGGTGTTCCGGCGCGGCGGCGGCGTCATGCTCGTGACAGAAGTGTTCCTGCCAGACCTGCTGTCGCGGCCATCCCCGGGGACCGAGGCGGTACCGCATCCCAAATATATGCGGACGACAGACCGAAGCCCTGTTTCGACACACACTACCGAAATCAAGAAAGAGACCACGAGATGA
- a CDS encoding YqiA/YcfP family alpha/beta fold hydrolase, whose product MLLYLHGFRSSPQSFKARLVQARMREWGVGRYYACPTLNVSPALAIAQAEAAIRAAQAGGDQDIAIVGSSLGGFYARWLGERHGCKTVLLNPAIHPWTDLESYLGEQPLWHGGGSVTVERRHLQELLDLRVDTLTQPERYYLIAATGDEVLDYREMVDACPGAKIREIEGSDHGISEFADYVDDVLSFCGYGPGGKVPAGAGAA is encoded by the coding sequence ATGCTGCTGTATCTGCACGGATTCCGCTCTTCCCCGCAATCCTTCAAGGCCCGGCTGGTGCAGGCGCGCATGCGCGAGTGGGGCGTGGGCCGCTACTACGCCTGCCCCACGCTCAATGTCTCGCCGGCGCTGGCCATTGCCCAGGCCGAGGCGGCGATCCGCGCGGCGCAGGCGGGCGGCGACCAGGACATCGCCATCGTCGGCTCGTCGCTGGGCGGCTTCTATGCGCGCTGGCTGGGCGAGCGGCACGGCTGCAAGACGGTCTTGCTCAATCCCGCCATCCATCCCTGGACCGACCTCGAAAGCTATCTCGGCGAACAGCCGCTGTGGCACGGCGGCGGCTCGGTCACGGTCGAACGCCGCCACCTGCAGGAGCTGCTGGACCTGCGCGTGGACACCCTCACCCAGCCCGAACGCTATTACCTGATCGCGGCTACCGGCGACGAGGTGCTGGACTACCGCGAAATGGTCGATGCCTGCCCCGGCGCGAAGATCCGCGAGATCGAAGGCAGCGACCACGGCATCAGCGAATTTGCCGACTACGTCGACGATGTACTCTCGTTCTGCGGCTATGGCCCCGGCGGCAAGGTGCCGGCCGGCGCCGGCGCGGCATGA
- the accB gene encoding acetyl-CoA carboxylase biotin carboxyl carrier protein translates to MDLRKLKTLIDLVAESGISELEVTEGDGKVRIVKQPPQVVAAPMAMPQMQALPAAPAAAPAGAAAPAAEPVAQLPAGHVVTSPMVGTFYRAPSPGAAPFVNVGDSVKEGQTVCIIEAMKLLNEIECDKAGVIKEILVENGQAVEYGQPLFVIG, encoded by the coding sequence ATGGACCTGCGCAAGCTGAAGACGCTTATCGACCTGGTGGCCGAATCCGGCATCTCCGAGCTGGAAGTCACCGAAGGCGACGGCAAGGTACGCATCGTCAAGCAACCGCCGCAAGTCGTCGCCGCGCCGATGGCCATGCCGCAGATGCAGGCCCTGCCCGCCGCGCCTGCCGCGGCCCCCGCCGGCGCCGCCGCACCGGCGGCCGAGCCGGTTGCCCAGCTGCCCGCCGGCCATGTGGTGACCTCGCCGATGGTGGGCACCTTCTACCGTGCCCCGTCGCCGGGCGCCGCACCGTTCGTCAACGTCGGCGACTCGGTCAAGGAAGGCCAGACCGTCTGCATCATCGAAGCCATGAAGCTGCTCAACGAGATCGAGTGCGACAAGGCCGGCGTGATCAAGGAAATCCTGGTCGAGAACGGCCAGGCCGTGGAATACGGCCAGCCGCTGTTCGTGATCGGCTGA
- the aroQ gene encoding type II 3-dehydroquinate dehydratase, whose protein sequence is MTATRSIRRSPRYRKVLVLHGPNLNLLGTREPETYGHTTLADIDTALAERAAKAGMSLETFQSNHEGALVDRIHAARAEGVEFIIINPAAFTHTSVALRDALAGVAIPFVEVHLSNVHRRESFRHHSYFSDVAVGVVCGLGWQGYLLALDYVLGQEQPPPESSGS, encoded by the coding sequence GTGACTGCAACCCGCTCTATCCGTCGCTCACCCCGCTACCGCAAGGTGCTGGTCCTGCACGGGCCTAACCTTAACCTGCTGGGGACGCGCGAGCCGGAGACCTACGGGCACACGACGCTGGCCGATATCGATACGGCGCTGGCCGAACGTGCGGCAAAAGCCGGCATGTCGCTGGAGACGTTCCAGTCCAACCACGAAGGGGCGCTGGTCGACCGCATCCACGCCGCGCGTGCGGAAGGGGTCGAGTTCATCATCATCAACCCGGCCGCCTTCACGCATACCAGCGTGGCGCTGCGCGATGCGCTGGCCGGCGTGGCCATCCCGTTCGTCGAGGTGCACCTGTCGAACGTGCACCGGCGCGAAAGCTTCCGGCACCACTCCTATTTCTCGGACGTGGCGGTCGGGGTGGTCTGCGGGCTTGGCTGGCAGGGTTACCTGCTGGCGCTGGACTATGTACTGGGCCAGGAGCAGCCCCCACCCGAGAGTTCGGGGAGCTGA
- the accC gene encoding acetyl-CoA carboxylase biotin carboxylase subunit, translating to MFEKILIANRGEIALRIQRACRELGIKTVVVYSEADKEAKYVRLADEAVCIGPAPSPLSYLNMPAIISAAEVTDAQAIHPGYGFLSENSDFAERVEKSGFVFIGPTADSIRLMGDKVSAKQAMIKAGVPCVPGSDGALPDDPKEILATARRVGYPVIIKAAGGGGGRGMRVVHTEAALINAVNMTREEAGRAFGNPEVYMEKFLENPRHVEIQILADQHKQAIWLGERDCSMQRRHQKVIEEAPAPHIPRRLIERIGDRCAEACKKMGYRGAGTFEFLYENNEFYFIEMNTRVQVEHPVTEMITGIDIVQEQIRIAFGEKLRLRQKDVQFRGHAIECRVNAEDPFKFTPSPGRITAWHMPGGPGVRVDSHAYDGYFVPPNYDSMIGKIITYGATREQAIARMRIALSEMVVDGIQTNVPLHRELMMDANFVEGGTSIHYLEHRLAERAKA from the coding sequence ATGTTTGAAAAAATTCTGATCGCGAACCGCGGCGAAATCGCTCTTCGCATCCAGCGCGCCTGCCGCGAACTGGGCATCAAGACGGTCGTGGTGTACTCCGAGGCCGACAAGGAGGCCAAGTACGTGCGCCTGGCAGATGAAGCCGTCTGCATCGGCCCGGCCCCGTCGCCGCTGTCGTACCTGAACATGCCCGCCATCATCTCGGCCGCCGAGGTGACCGACGCGCAGGCCATCCATCCCGGCTACGGCTTCCTGTCCGAGAACTCGGACTTTGCCGAGCGCGTGGAGAAGTCCGGCTTCGTCTTTATCGGCCCGACCGCCGACAGCATCCGGCTGATGGGCGACAAGGTCTCGGCCAAGCAGGCCATGATCAAGGCCGGCGTGCCGTGCGTGCCCGGCTCGGACGGCGCGCTGCCCGACGATCCCAAGGAAATCCTGGCAACGGCGCGCCGCGTCGGCTACCCGGTGATCATCAAGGCCGCCGGCGGCGGCGGCGGCCGCGGCATGCGCGTGGTGCATACCGAAGCCGCGCTGATCAACGCCGTCAACATGACGCGCGAGGAAGCCGGCCGCGCCTTCGGCAATCCCGAGGTCTACATGGAGAAGTTCCTCGAGAACCCGCGCCATGTGGAAATCCAGATCCTGGCCGACCAGCACAAGCAGGCCATCTGGCTGGGCGAGCGCGACTGCTCGATGCAGCGCCGCCACCAGAAGGTGATCGAGGAAGCCCCCGCGCCGCATATCCCGCGCCGCCTGATCGAGCGCATCGGCGACCGCTGCGCCGAGGCCTGCAAGAAGATGGGCTACCGCGGCGCCGGCACCTTCGAGTTCCTGTACGAGAACAACGAGTTCTACTTCATCGAGATGAACACGCGCGTGCAGGTCGAGCACCCGGTCACCGAGATGATCACCGGCATCGACATCGTGCAGGAGCAGATCCGCATCGCCTTCGGCGAGAAGCTGCGCTTGCGCCAGAAGGACGTGCAGTTCCGCGGCCACGCGATCGAATGCCGCGTGAACGCCGAGGATCCGTTCAAGTTCACGCCGTCGCCGGGCCGCATCACCGCCTGGCACATGCCCGGCGGCCCCGGTGTGCGGGTGGACTCGCACGCGTATGATGGCTATTTCGTCCCGCCCAACTACGATTCGATGATCGGCAAGATCATCACCTACGGCGCCACGCGCGAGCAGGCCATCGCCCGCATGCGCATCGCCCTGTCGGAGATGGTGGTCGACGGCATCCAGACCAACGTGCCGCTGCATCGCGAGCTGATGATGGACGCCAACTTCGTCGAAGGCGGCACCAGCATCCATTATCTCGAGCATCGCCTGGCAGAACGCGCGAAGGCCTGA
- a CDS encoding UDP-N-acetylmuramate--alanine ligase, giving the protein MTRRTAPDPTRLREEIAQAAARMIAEDGADYATAKRKAARQVLGEQRVPGEWLPDNEQVEAEVRAYQALFHADSQPRVLALLRRLAVMAMQDLAPFRPYLVGAVLNGTATEHSDIYLQCFCDSAKDAALHLINAGVDFETSESRHFGGRGEVETLSFLWKGQWPDRREARLLAGEVRAELGAPVGIHIALYDAVDERGAVRADASGRAARADVQAVQALLDATDAAGSA; this is encoded by the coding sequence ATGACCCGACGTACCGCCCCAGACCCCACCCGCCTGCGCGAGGAAATCGCCCAGGCCGCCGCCCGCATGATTGCCGAGGACGGTGCCGACTACGCCACCGCCAAGCGCAAGGCCGCGCGTCAGGTGCTCGGCGAACAACGCGTCCCCGGCGAATGGCTGCCCGACAACGAGCAGGTCGAAGCCGAGGTGCGCGCCTACCAGGCGCTGTTCCACGCCGACAGCCAGCCGCGCGTGCTGGCGCTGCTGCGCCGGCTGGCGGTGATGGCCATGCAGGACCTGGCGCCGTTCCGCCCCTACCTGGTGGGCGCCGTGCTCAACGGCACCGCCACGGAACACTCCGATATCTATCTGCAGTGCTTCTGCGACAGCGCCAAGGACGCGGCGCTGCACCTGATCAACGCCGGTGTCGACTTCGAAACCAGCGAGAGCCGCCACTTCGGCGGCCGCGGCGAGGTCGAAACGCTTAGCTTCCTGTGGAAGGGCCAGTGGCCAGATCGCCGCGAGGCGCGCCTGCTGGCGGGCGAGGTGCGCGCGGAACTGGGTGCGCCAGTCGGCATCCATATAGCACTGTATGATGCCGTCGATGAACGCGGCGCAGTGCGGGCGGACGCCTCCGGGCGCGCGGCACGCGCCGATGTGCAGGCCGTGCAAGCGCTGCTGGATGCCACGGACGCCGCCGGCAGTGCCTGA
- the fabG gene encoding 3-oxoacyl-ACP reductase FabG gives MKLQGRVAIITGAAAGIGFATAQRFAEDGAIVVLCDVQEARVREAAGKLAATGATVSAYRVDVTRRDEVDAMVAAVLAAHGRVDILVNNAGITKDARLAKMTEAQFDAVIDVNLKGVFNCAQAVAGLMTEQGKGVILNASSVVGLYGNFGQTNYAASKFGVIGFTKTWARELGPKGVRVNAVCPGFVNTEILQTVPDKVLDGMKSSCWLRRLAEPAEIASIYAFLASDDASYVNGVAIEASGGMSL, from the coding sequence ATGAAACTGCAGGGTCGGGTTGCCATCATCACCGGTGCCGCCGCCGGCATCGGCTTTGCCACCGCGCAGCGCTTTGCCGAAGACGGCGCCATCGTCGTGCTGTGCGACGTTCAGGAAGCGCGCGTGCGCGAGGCCGCCGGCAAGCTGGCGGCCACCGGCGCCACCGTCTCGGCCTACCGCGTCGACGTGACGCGCCGCGACGAGGTCGACGCCATGGTGGCGGCGGTGCTGGCCGCGCACGGCCGCGTCGATATCCTGGTCAACAACGCCGGCATCACCAAGGACGCGCGCCTGGCCAAGATGACCGAGGCCCAGTTCGACGCCGTCATCGACGTCAACCTGAAGGGCGTGTTCAACTGCGCGCAAGCCGTGGCCGGCTTGATGACCGAGCAGGGCAAGGGCGTGATCCTGAACGCCTCCAGCGTGGTCGGCCTGTACGGCAATTTCGGCCAGACCAACTATGCGGCCAGCAAGTTCGGCGTGATCGGCTTCACCAAGACCTGGGCGCGCGAGCTGGGCCCCAAGGGCGTGCGCGTGAACGCGGTGTGCCCGGGCTTCGTCAACACCGAGATCCTGCAGACCGTGCCGGACAAGGTGCTGGACGGCATGAAATCATCGTGCTGGCTGCGCCGGCTGGCCGAGCCCGCCGAGATCGCCAGCATCTACGCCTTCCTGGCCAGCGACGACGCCAGCTACGTCAACGGCGTGGCGATCGAGGCCAGCGGCGGCATGTCGCTCTGA
- the mpl gene encoding UDP-N-acetylmuramate:L-alanyl-gamma-D-glutamyl-meso-diaminopimelate ligase, whose product MHIHILGICGTFMGGLAVLAKQAGHRVTGCDANVYPPMSTQLEAQGIELIEGFDPAQLALAPDLFVIGNVVSRGNPLMEAILDRNLPYVSGPQWLGEHVLARKWVLAVAGTHGKTTTTSMLAWILEDAGYNPGFLVGGVPQNFGISARVTESDFFVIEADEYDTAFFDKRSKFVHYRPRTAILNNLEYDHADIFPDLAAIETQFHHLVRTVPGQGRIVVNGVEESLARVLERGCWSEVEQFGVGDWRESDAAGTDAAPGKDAFDVWFGDAVAGTVVWDLQGTHNRMNALAAIAAARHVGVPVAQAIASLSRFANVKRRMEVRGVAGGVTVYDDFAHHPTAIQTTLDGLRRRVGNARILAVLEPRSNTMKLGVMKAQLPASLEQADLVFGYGAPAGKDALGWDLAEALAPLGGKATAFQDLGALVQAVRAAAQPGDQVLVMSNGGFGGVHQKLLDALGQRTAG is encoded by the coding sequence ATGCATATTCATATCCTTGGCATCTGCGGCACCTTCATGGGCGGCCTGGCGGTGCTGGCCAAGCAGGCCGGCCACCGCGTCACCGGCTGCGATGCCAACGTTTATCCGCCGATGAGCACCCAGCTCGAAGCCCAGGGAATCGAACTGATCGAAGGCTTCGACCCAGCCCAGCTGGCGCTGGCGCCCGACCTGTTCGTGATCGGCAACGTGGTCTCGCGCGGCAATCCGCTGATGGAGGCCATCCTCGACCGCAACCTCCCTTATGTGTCGGGCCCGCAATGGCTGGGCGAGCACGTGCTGGCGCGCAAGTGGGTGCTGGCGGTGGCCGGGACGCACGGCAAGACCACCACCACCTCGATGCTGGCCTGGATCCTGGAAGATGCCGGCTACAACCCCGGCTTCCTGGTGGGCGGGGTGCCGCAGAACTTCGGCATCTCGGCGCGCGTGACCGAATCCGACTTCTTCGTGATCGAGGCCGACGAGTACGACACCGCGTTTTTCGACAAGCGCAGCAAGTTCGTCCACTATCGCCCGCGCACCGCCATCCTGAACAACCTGGAATACGATCACGCCGACATCTTCCCGGATCTGGCCGCGATCGAGACCCAGTTCCACCATCTGGTGCGCACCGTGCCGGGCCAGGGCCGGATCGTCGTCAATGGCGTGGAAGAGAGCCTGGCGCGGGTGCTGGAGCGCGGCTGCTGGAGCGAAGTCGAACAATTTGGTGTGGGGGACTGGCGCGAGAGCGACGCTGCCGGCACCGATGCGGCGCCGGGCAAGGATGCCTTCGACGTCTGGTTCGGCGACGCCGTCGCCGGCACCGTGGTCTGGGACCTGCAGGGCACCCATAACCGCATGAACGCGCTGGCCGCGATTGCCGCCGCGCGCCATGTCGGCGTGCCGGTCGCGCAGGCCATCGCGTCGCTGTCGCGCTTCGCCAACGTCAAGCGCCGCATGGAAGTGCGCGGCGTGGCCGGCGGCGTGACCGTCTATGACGATTTCGCCCACCATCCGACCGCGATCCAGACCACGCTGGACGGGCTGCGCCGCCGCGTCGGCAATGCCCGCATCCTGGCGGTGCTGGAGCCGCGCTCCAACACCATGAAGCTGGGCGTGATGAAGGCGCAGCTGCCGGCCAGCCTGGAGCAGGCCGACCTGGTGTTCGGCTACGGCGCCCCCGCCGGCAAGGACGCGCTGGGCTGGGACCTGGCCGAAGCGCTGGCGCCGCTGGGCGGCAAGGCCACCGCGTTCCAGGACCTTGGCGCGCTGGTGCAGGCCGTGCGCGCCGCGGCGCAGCCGGGCGACCAGGTGCTGGTGATGAGCAACGGCGGCTTCGGCGGCGTGCACCAGAAGCTGCTCGACGCGCTGGGCCAGCGCACGGCGGGCTGA
- a CDS encoding energy transducer TonB, with amino-acid sequence MNATLAASRPWWHARWHHSSMLARALAISVAVHALLLMVRVAAPEVFEIKRSDAALDVVLVNAKSAQKPRNPTALAQANLDGGGDHDLQRATTPLPAQTLTQEGDLVRQVQRRVEQLEQEQQRLLTQAREAAPAVRNQPLKPGEKRQDTPQRGQDERTSTDEMARLEAEIGRNLDHYAKRPKRFQLTATSAQAVDYAQYYDRLRRKIEARGTTDFPQRNGKPLYGQLILVINVNRQGKLGYNRDGYNVDAIDVVKSSGDPALDRQAVAIVRAAAPFGAFTAEMTSRQDILEVISTFKFSRSGLETRLQAR; translated from the coding sequence GTGAACGCCACTCTTGCCGCTTCCCGCCCCTGGTGGCATGCCAGGTGGCACCACAGCAGTATGCTGGCCCGGGCGCTGGCCATTTCCGTGGCCGTGCACGCGCTGCTGCTGATGGTGCGGGTGGCCGCGCCGGAAGTCTTCGAGATCAAGCGCAGCGATGCCGCGCTGGACGTGGTGCTGGTCAATGCCAAGTCGGCGCAGAAGCCGCGCAACCCGACCGCGCTGGCGCAGGCCAACCTGGACGGCGGCGGCGACCATGACCTGCAGCGCGCCACCACGCCGCTGCCGGCGCAGACCCTGACGCAGGAGGGCGACCTGGTGCGCCAGGTGCAGCGCCGGGTCGAGCAGCTGGAACAGGAGCAGCAGCGCCTGCTGACCCAGGCGCGCGAAGCTGCGCCCGCGGTGCGCAACCAGCCGCTCAAGCCCGGCGAGAAACGCCAGGACACGCCGCAGCGCGGCCAGGACGAGCGCACCTCCACCGACGAAATGGCCAGGCTGGAAGCCGAGATCGGCCGCAACCTGGACCACTACGCCAAGCGGCCCAAGCGTTTCCAGCTGACCGCCACCAGCGCGCAGGCAGTCGACTACGCGCAGTACTACGACCGGCTGCGCCGCAAGATCGAGGCGCGCGGCACCACCGACTTCCCGCAGCGCAACGGCAAGCCGCTCTATGGCCAGCTGATCCTGGTGATCAACGTCAACCGGCAGGGCAAGCTGGGCTACAACCGCGACGGCTACAACGTCGATGCCATCGACGTGGTCAAGAGCTCGGGCGATCCCGCGCTGGACCGCCAGGCGGTGGCGATCGTGCGCGCGGCCGCGCCGTTCGGCGCCTTTACCGCCGAGATGACGTCGCGCCAGGACATCCTCGAAGTCATATCCACTTTCAAGTTTTCGCGCAGCGGGCTGGAAACCCGCTTGCAGGCACGCTGA